A window of Gasterosteus aculeatus chromosome 9, fGasAcu3.hap1.1, whole genome shotgun sequence contains these coding sequences:
- the uchl1 gene encoding ubiquitin carboxyl-terminal hydrolase isozyme L1 isoform X2: MEWTPMEINPEMMINLGVGESWRFSDVLGFEKDQLSAVPKPCCALMLLFPLTQQHESFRQQQADSVTDGSGVYFLKQTASNSCGTIAMLHAVANNKSKMSFEGGSALKKFLDETANMSADDRAKHLEKNKAIWEAHNEVAAQGQCRPEADKVNFHFIAFVNVTGQLYEFDGRMNGPVKHGATKDDSFVMDAAKVCRGFIEREQGEVRFSAVALSHS; this comes from the exons ATGGAGTGGACCCCAATGGAAATCAACCCCGAG ATGATGATCAACCTCGGTGTGGGTGAAAGCTGGCGCTTCTCAGACGTGCTGGGATTTGAGAAGGACCAACTCTCTGCTGTCCCCAAACCTTGCTGTGCATTGATGCTGCTATTCCCACTTACCCAACAG cacGAGTCGTTcaggcagcagcaggctgaCAGTGTTACAGACGGCTCTGGGGTTTATTTCCTGAAGCAGACTGCTTCCAATTCCTGTGGCACGATCGCCATGCTGCATGCTGTGgccaacaacaaaagcaaaatgtcATTTG AGGGTGGCTCTGCCCTGAAGAAGTTTCTAGATGAGACTGCTAACATGTCTGCTGATGACCGTGCCAAACATCTGGAGAAGAACAAG GCAATCTGGGAGGCTCACAATGAGGTTGCGGCGCAGGGCCAATGTAGG CCGGAAGCCGACAAAGTCAACTTCCACTTTATCGCCTTTGTCAATGTAACTGGACAACTTTATGAATTTG atggGAGAATGAATGGACCTGTGAAGCATGGCGCTACCAAGGATGACTCCTTCGTAATG GATGCAGCCAAAGTGTGCCGTGGCTTCATTGAGAGGGAGCAAGGCGAGGTCCGTTTCTCAGCGGTGGCTCTTAGTCACAGTTAG
- the uchl1 gene encoding ubiquitin carboxyl-terminal hydrolase isozyme L1 isoform X1 encodes MEWTPMEINPEMLNKMMINLGVGESWRFSDVLGFEKDQLSAVPKPCCALMLLFPLTQQHESFRQQQADSVTDGSGVYFLKQTASNSCGTIAMLHAVANNKSKMSFEGGSALKKFLDETANMSADDRAKHLEKNKAIWEAHNEVAAQGQCRPEADKVNFHFIAFVNVTGQLYEFDGRMNGPVKHGATKDDSFVMDAAKVCRGFIEREQGEVRFSAVALSHS; translated from the exons ATGGAGTGGACCCCAATGGAAATCAACCCCGAG ATGCTGAACAAG ATGATGATCAACCTCGGTGTGGGTGAAAGCTGGCGCTTCTCAGACGTGCTGGGATTTGAGAAGGACCAACTCTCTGCTGTCCCCAAACCTTGCTGTGCATTGATGCTGCTATTCCCACTTACCCAACAG cacGAGTCGTTcaggcagcagcaggctgaCAGTGTTACAGACGGCTCTGGGGTTTATTTCCTGAAGCAGACTGCTTCCAATTCCTGTGGCACGATCGCCATGCTGCATGCTGTGgccaacaacaaaagcaaaatgtcATTTG AGGGTGGCTCTGCCCTGAAGAAGTTTCTAGATGAGACTGCTAACATGTCTGCTGATGACCGTGCCAAACATCTGGAGAAGAACAAG GCAATCTGGGAGGCTCACAATGAGGTTGCGGCGCAGGGCCAATGTAGG CCGGAAGCCGACAAAGTCAACTTCCACTTTATCGCCTTTGTCAATGTAACTGGACAACTTTATGAATTTG atggGAGAATGAATGGACCTGTGAAGCATGGCGCTACCAAGGATGACTCCTTCGTAATG GATGCAGCCAAAGTGTGCCGTGGCTTCATTGAGAGGGAGCAAGGCGAGGTCCGTTTCTCAGCGGTGGCTCTTAGTCACAGTTAG
- the uchl1 gene encoding ubiquitin carboxyl-terminal hydrolase isozyme L1 isoform X3 has product MMINLGVGESWRFSDVLGFEKDQLSAVPKPCCALMLLFPLTQQHESFRQQQADSVTDGSGVYFLKQTASNSCGTIAMLHAVANNKSKMSFEGGSALKKFLDETANMSADDRAKHLEKNKAIWEAHNEVAAQGQCRPEADKVNFHFIAFVNVTGQLYEFDGRMNGPVKHGATKDDSFVMDAAKVCRGFIEREQGEVRFSAVALSHS; this is encoded by the exons ATGATGATCAACCTCGGTGTGGGTGAAAGCTGGCGCTTCTCAGACGTGCTGGGATTTGAGAAGGACCAACTCTCTGCTGTCCCCAAACCTTGCTGTGCATTGATGCTGCTATTCCCACTTACCCAACAG cacGAGTCGTTcaggcagcagcaggctgaCAGTGTTACAGACGGCTCTGGGGTTTATTTCCTGAAGCAGACTGCTTCCAATTCCTGTGGCACGATCGCCATGCTGCATGCTGTGgccaacaacaaaagcaaaatgtcATTTG AGGGTGGCTCTGCCCTGAAGAAGTTTCTAGATGAGACTGCTAACATGTCTGCTGATGACCGTGCCAAACATCTGGAGAAGAACAAG GCAATCTGGGAGGCTCACAATGAGGTTGCGGCGCAGGGCCAATGTAGG CCGGAAGCCGACAAAGTCAACTTCCACTTTATCGCCTTTGTCAATGTAACTGGACAACTTTATGAATTTG atggGAGAATGAATGGACCTGTGAAGCATGGCGCTACCAAGGATGACTCCTTCGTAATG GATGCAGCCAAAGTGTGCCGTGGCTTCATTGAGAGGGAGCAAGGCGAGGTCCGTTTCTCAGCGGTGGCTCTTAGTCACAGTTAG
- the anxa5b gene encoding annexin A5b isoform X2, which translates to MAARGTVKPSQNFNATQDAEVLYKAMKGIGTDEDAILQLLVARSNAQRQQIKVAYKTQFGKVGPTQQLLKRAHYKWRLRCIHTQTHTHTQCFIKVPAVSSRQDLVDTLKGELGGKFETLIVGLMAAPLAYDVSALRNAIKGAGTDEKVLVEILASRTPQQVKEIVAAYRKEYDDDLEEDISGDTSGHFKRLLVILLQGNRQSGVQGGNVEADAQVLFKAGEQKFGTDEQTFVTILGNRSAEHLRKVFDAYMKLAGFEMEESIKRETSGGLRDLLLAVVKCARSVPTYFAETLYYAMKGAGTDDDTLIRVMVTRSEVDLFDVRTEFRKLFACSLFSMIKGDTGGDYRKALLLLCGGDDA; encoded by the exons ATG GCCGCCAGAGGAACCGTTAAACCCAGTCAGAACTTCAATGCCACTCAAGATGCCGAGGTTCTGTACAAGGCCATGAAAGGGATTG GGACCGATGAGGACGCCATCTTGCAGTTGTTGGTGGCTCGCAGCAACGCCCAGAGGCAGCAGATCAAGGTCGCCTACAAAACTCAGTTTGGAAAGGTTGGACCAACTCAACAGCTGTTAAAGCGCGCGCATTACAAGTGGAGGTTACgctgcatacacacacagacacacacacacacacagtgtttcatTAAAGTACCCGCTGTGTCCTCACGACAGGATCTGGTAGACACCCTAAAGGGAGAGCTGGGCGGTAAATTCGAGACCCTGATCGTGGGACTGATGGCCGCGCCCCTCGCTTATGACGTGTCGGCGCTCCGCAACGCCATCAAG GGAGCAGGAACCGACGAGAAGGTCCTCGTGGAGATCCTCGCCTCCAGAACCCCTCAGCAGGTGAAGGAAATCGTTGCTGCTTATAGAAAAG AGTATGATGACGACCTGGAGGAAGATATATCTGGTGACACTTCAGGCCACTTCAAGAGACTCTTGGTTATTCTGCTGCAG GGGAACAGGCAGAGTGGCGTCCAGGGGGGAAACGTCGAGGCCGACGCTCAG GTCCTCTTCAAGGCCGGGGAGCAGAAGTTCGGCACCGACGAGCAAACGTTTGTCACCATCCTGGGAAACCGCAGTGCGGAGCATCTTAGGAAAG TATTTGATGCCTACATGAAGTTGGCCGGATTCGAGATGGAGGAGAGCATCAAGAGAGAAACATCCGGAGGCCTGAGGGACCTGCTTCTGGCCGTCG TGAAGTGTGCCAGGAGCGTTCCAACCTATTTTGCTGAGACTCTGTACTACGCAATGAAG GGGGCAGGAACCGATGATGACACCCTGATCAGAGTGATGGTGACGCGCAGTGAGGTGGACCTGTTCGACGTCAGAACTGAGTTCAGGAAATTGTTTGCCTGCTCCCTGTTTTCCATGATCAag GGAGATACCGGCGGCGACTACCGAAAGGCCCTGCTATTGCTCTGTGGTGGAGATGATGCGTAA
- the anxa5b gene encoding annexin A5b isoform X3 — protein MAARGTVKPSQNFNATQDAEVLYKAMKGIGTDEDAILQLLVARSNAQRQQIKVAYKTQFGKDLVDTLKGELGGKFETLIVGLMAAPLAYDVSALRNAIKGAGTDEKVLVEILASRTPQQVKEIVAAYRKEYDDDLEEDISGDTSGHFKRLLVILLQGNRQSGVQGGNVEADAQVLFKAGEQKFGTDEQTFVTILGNRSAEHLRKVFDAYMKLAGFEMEESIKRETSGGLRDLLLAVVKCARSVPTYFAETLYYAMKGAGTDDDTLIRVMVTRSEVDLFDVRTEFRKLFACSLFSMIKGDTGGDYRKALLLLCGGDDA, from the exons ATG GCCGCCAGAGGAACCGTTAAACCCAGTCAGAACTTCAATGCCACTCAAGATGCCGAGGTTCTGTACAAGGCCATGAAAGGGATTG GGACCGATGAGGACGCCATCTTGCAGTTGTTGGTGGCTCGCAGCAACGCCCAGAGGCAGCAGATCAAGGTCGCCTACAAAACTCAGTTTGGAAAG GATCTGGTAGACACCCTAAAGGGAGAGCTGGGCGGTAAATTCGAGACCCTGATCGTGGGACTGATGGCCGCGCCCCTCGCTTATGACGTGTCGGCGCTCCGCAACGCCATCAAG GGAGCAGGAACCGACGAGAAGGTCCTCGTGGAGATCCTCGCCTCCAGAACCCCTCAGCAGGTGAAGGAAATCGTTGCTGCTTATAGAAAAG AGTATGATGACGACCTGGAGGAAGATATATCTGGTGACACTTCAGGCCACTTCAAGAGACTCTTGGTTATTCTGCTGCAG GGGAACAGGCAGAGTGGCGTCCAGGGGGGAAACGTCGAGGCCGACGCTCAG GTCCTCTTCAAGGCCGGGGAGCAGAAGTTCGGCACCGACGAGCAAACGTTTGTCACCATCCTGGGAAACCGCAGTGCGGAGCATCTTAGGAAAG TATTTGATGCCTACATGAAGTTGGCCGGATTCGAGATGGAGGAGAGCATCAAGAGAGAAACATCCGGAGGCCTGAGGGACCTGCTTCTGGCCGTCG TGAAGTGTGCCAGGAGCGTTCCAACCTATTTTGCTGAGACTCTGTACTACGCAATGAAG GGGGCAGGAACCGATGATGACACCCTGATCAGAGTGATGGTGACGCGCAGTGAGGTGGACCTGTTCGACGTCAGAACTGAGTTCAGGAAATTGTTTGCCTGCTCCCTGTTTTCCATGATCAag GGAGATACCGGCGGCGACTACCGAAAGGCCCTGCTATTGCTCTGTGGTGGAGATGATGCGTAA
- the anxa5b gene encoding annexin A5b isoform X1 — MLQAARGTVKPSQNFNATQDAEVLYKAMKGIGTDEDAILQLLVARSNAQRQQIKVAYKTQFGKDLVDTLKGELGGKFETLIVGLMAAPLAYDVSALRNAIKGAGTDEKVLVEILASRTPQQVKEIVAAYRKEYDDDLEEDISGDTSGHFKRLLVILLQGNRQSGVQGGNVEADAQVLFKAGEQKFGTDEQTFVTILGNRSAEHLRKVFDAYMKLAGFEMEESIKRETSGGLRDLLLAVVKCARSVPTYFAETLYYAMKGAGTDDDTLIRVMVTRSEVDLFDVRTEFRKLFACSLFSMIKGDTGGDYRKALLLLCGGDDA; from the exons ATGCTGCAGGCCGCCAGAGGAACCGTTAAACCCAGTCAGAACTTCAATGCCACTCAAGATGCCGAGGTTCTGTACAAGGCCATGAAAGGGATTG GGACCGATGAGGACGCCATCTTGCAGTTGTTGGTGGCTCGCAGCAACGCCCAGAGGCAGCAGATCAAGGTCGCCTACAAAACTCAGTTTGGAAAG GATCTGGTAGACACCCTAAAGGGAGAGCTGGGCGGTAAATTCGAGACCCTGATCGTGGGACTGATGGCCGCGCCCCTCGCTTATGACGTGTCGGCGCTCCGCAACGCCATCAAG GGAGCAGGAACCGACGAGAAGGTCCTCGTGGAGATCCTCGCCTCCAGAACCCCTCAGCAGGTGAAGGAAATCGTTGCTGCTTATAGAAAAG AGTATGATGACGACCTGGAGGAAGATATATCTGGTGACACTTCAGGCCACTTCAAGAGACTCTTGGTTATTCTGCTGCAG GGGAACAGGCAGAGTGGCGTCCAGGGGGGAAACGTCGAGGCCGACGCTCAG GTCCTCTTCAAGGCCGGGGAGCAGAAGTTCGGCACCGACGAGCAAACGTTTGTCACCATCCTGGGAAACCGCAGTGCGGAGCATCTTAGGAAAG TATTTGATGCCTACATGAAGTTGGCCGGATTCGAGATGGAGGAGAGCATCAAGAGAGAAACATCCGGAGGCCTGAGGGACCTGCTTCTGGCCGTCG TGAAGTGTGCCAGGAGCGTTCCAACCTATTTTGCTGAGACTCTGTACTACGCAATGAAG GGGGCAGGAACCGATGATGACACCCTGATCAGAGTGATGGTGACGCGCAGTGAGGTGGACCTGTTCGACGTCAGAACTGAGTTCAGGAAATTGTTTGCCTGCTCCCTGTTTTCCATGATCAag GGAGATACCGGCGGCGACTACCGAAAGGCCCTGCTATTGCTCTGTGGTGGAGATGATGCGTAA